A genomic window from Prunus persica cultivar Lovell chromosome G2, Prunus_persica_NCBIv2, whole genome shotgun sequence includes:
- the LOC18787711 gene encoding uncharacterized protein LOC18787711: protein MPPLPSTRLSFPLNSPLFYILPSTSLFPNLIITTTNKKNKFLIPTMSFSSSPSSPSPSSISNPKEPEHPRDPEDQELLLQQVLKYHNQTKHHFTKYARGPHGLDWANQPNPFRRYVSAPLLPLLHFPTENQNPNSSSTQDPLYSSLFLNLPPPKPISKSTISQFFYDSLALSAWKTTGFSTWSLRVNPSSGNLHPTEAYIISPPIESLSDSSFVAHYAPKEHALELRAEVPSWVFTNFLPKDSFLIGLSSIFWREAWKYGERAFRYCNHDVGHAIAAVSMAAAGLGWDVKLLDGLGYEDLEKLMGLERFPKFQIPSRPVKGRFPEMEFEHPDCILVVFPNGAGEFDVNYKQLSLAISEFSKLEWKGKPNLLSKEHICWDIIYRTAEAVKKEISLGNTFLVDPFQSSGICSEGSYKGFTAREVVRKRRSAVDMDGVTAMDRNTFYQILLHCLPSGSRNGGKQKKPLALPFRGLPWDAEVHAALFVHRVEGLPQGLYFLVRNEDHLDKLKKSMRSGFKWMKPEGCPENLPLYELDRTDCRTLAERLSCHQEIASHGCFSLGMVACFDRLLHDKNMWMYPRLFWETGVLGQVLYLEAHAVGISATGIGCYFDDPVHELLGLKGSNFQSLYHFTVGGPVVDKRIMSLPAYPGPDVDA, encoded by the exons ATGCCACCACTTCCTTCAACAAGGCTCTCTTTCCCTCTTAACTCTCCACTCTTCTACATTCTTCCATCCACCTCTTTATTCCCAAACctcatcatcaccaccaccaacaagaagaacaaattTTTAATCCCCACCATGTCCTTCTCCTCTTCTCCATCATCCCCTTCACCTTCTTCAATTTCCAACCCTAAAGAGCCAGAACACCCACGAGACCCAGAAGACCAGGAGCTCCTTTTGCAGCAGGTCCTCAAGTACCACAACCAGACCAAGCATCATTTCACCAAATACGCCAGAGGCCCTCATGGCCTCGACTGGGCCAACCAGCCCAACCCATTCCGCAGGTACGTCTCTGCTCCTCTCTTACCTCTCCTGCACTTCCCTACAGAGAATCAAAACCCAAACTCTTCTTCCACTCAAGACCCTCTGTATTCTTCTCTGTTCCTGAATCTCCCTCCTCCAAAACCTATATCCAAATCCACCATTTCTCAGTTTTTCTACGATTCTTTAGCTCTCTCAGCTTGGAAAACTACTGGGTTTTCAACCTGGTCGCTTAGAGTCAATCCCAGCAGTGGTAATTTACACCCTACTGAGGCCTATATCATTTCACCCCCAATAGAATCGTTGTCTGATTCGAGTTTCGTAGCGCATTACGCTCCAAAAGAGCATGCTTTGGAGCTTAGAGCTGAAGTCCCATCTTGGGTTTTCACCAATTTCTTACCCAAGGACTCGTTTCTCATTGGGTTGTCATCGATTTTTTGGCGCGAGGCCTGGAAATATGGAGAGCGCGCATTTCGGTATTGCAATCACGATGTGGGTCACGCTATTGCTGCGGTTTCCATGGCCGCAGCAGGGCTTGGTTGGGATGTGAAGCTTCTTGATGGATTGGGTTACGAGGATTTGGAGAAGCTAATGGGGCTTGAAAgattcccaaaatttcaaattcccTCTCGACCTGTTAAAGGGCGGTTTCCCGAGATGGAATTTGAGCATCCGGATTGTATTCTTGTGGTTTTTCCTAATGGGGCTGGTGAATTTGATGTGAACTATAAGCAATTGAGTTTGGCAATATctgagttttccaaattggaGTGGAAGGGAAAGCCAAATTTGCTTAGTAAAGAGCACATTTGTTGggatataatatatagaaCAGCAGAGGCTGTTAAAAAAGAGATAAGTTTAGGTAATACGTTTCTGGTTGATCCATTTCAGAGTAGTGGGATTTGTAGTGAAGGTTCATATAAGGGTTTTACAGCTAGGGAAGTTGTTAGGAAGCGTAGGAGTGCAGTTGATATGGATGGAGTTACTGCAATGGATAGAAACACATTTTATCAGATTCTTTTGCATTGTCTTCCTTCGGGTTCTCGAAATGGAGGGAAGCAGAAGAAGCCGTTGGCATTGCCATTTCGGGGTCTTCCATGGGATGCTGAGGTCCATGCTGCTTTGTTTGTTCATAGGGTGGAAGGGTTGCCACAAGGTTTATATTTCTTGGTTAGGAATGAAGACCATTTGGATAAGCTCAAGAAATCCATGAGGTCAGGCTTTAAGTGGATGAAGCCAGAGGGTTGCCCAGAAAATCTTCCTCTGTATGAACTTGATAGAACTGACTGTCGTACTCTTGCTGAAAGGCTCTCGTGCCATCAG GAAATTGCAAGTCATGGCTGCTTCAGCCTTGGTATGGTGGCTTGTTTTGACCGTTTATTGCATGATAAAAATATGTGGATGTATCCTCGACTGTTTTGGGAGACTGGAGTACTCGGGCAGGTGTTGTACCTTGAAGCGCATGCAGTTGGCATTTCTGCAACAGGAATTGGTTGCTATTTTGATGATCCTG